The genomic region AATTGGAAGCCACATttcacacaacaacaacaaaaaaaaacttaagaaaaattagATTTTACAACTCATATCTTGGAAAATATGGGTCAATATTGACAAGCAAGTGAGATAAGTATAAAATGGTTTAAAGTATATCATTACTCTGTTAGATTTGGACAAACTAGGGCAGAATCACTTGCcatgaataaaatatgtatataatataaaagCCCGATTTAACAGCAGGCATATGAAATGCTGTACCAACCAAAAAGCAAcattataaaagcatttttttttgtttttgcacatATATCCATTAACTTAATCCTTACAATTACCCATGAATTGGATAAAGCATATGTTATCTTCATTTTCACTGAGGTCCATACAGGTTAAGtgaattaaaatatgaaagcCATCAAATGGCAGAAGTTGTGTTTTTCTACTATGCCAAACTGACTATCATAATCCAAACAGAAGGTAGAGTATTTGGTAAAAAGCCCTAGCAGTGAAAAATAAGCTCAGCATACAAATTAAGTATGTCCATTACAGATGGGACTGGAAGAGTATACAAAAGCCacacaaagaaaaaacacaatagGAAATGttccagtttcattcattctaTCTACTCAATACTATTGGATGCAGGCTATGCCTCGCCATTTTCCCACGGAACAGTCAGGTTTTGACACCTGTACAAGCTAAACATGTCTCACGTTTGTggatttaaacattaaaaatcccCTAAATTTTGAAACACACACGCAAAAAAAACATGCaataaaaaaagacttaaaatttacaaaaatcaAAAGTTGAAAAACTATGTGGCATCACATACCACGTAACGTTCCATTCAAGCTAGTCCCCGTTCTAAAAGGAAGATGTTTGTTTGCAGACAACGCTGGAGGAACACGGGACAACTCGTCTTTCAGCGAAGCCAAATTATCTCCCTGGTGTGGAGAAACTACCTCACGAAGCCTCTTCGCTGGTATTTtaatccttcttttcttttccggGCTAAACTCGGGGCCTTTCATGTTACTGGCAACAAAACTAGTCTCGAAATTCTATAGCAGAACTTTCTTCTGGGTCCATAAAACTTCAGAACAAAATTTTCACCGCTTTGAAgactggggaggaggagatggggtaAGAAGCGCGGGGGGGGTATGATAAAGAAAACGTGAATTTCAAGTGATTCTGAAATATGCAGTCATcaacttttaaattaaacaaCGTCTAAACAGACTATAACACAAAgctagaaattttaattttggtaCTTAATGCAGCCTAAAGACTAGAACATTTTTACCCATTAATCCCACTCAGTCTACAAATGCACCGTGCCAGGAATCTTAAACTGGAGATGACAAGATAACGACTGCAGGAGCATAATAATAACCATAACAACAGTGCATTCTCCAGCCCGAGAGTCGGCAAGACAAAATCAAACAGAAGTAGAGGCGGAGTTAAGATTTGCTGGGCGGAGGGAGGCAAGCAGGTAAAacccaaatgcttttttttttttttaattccccacGTAAGAAGCTTAATAGCATTATTCAGCCAATGAGTCTTACACATCCCTCCAGTTGCAAACGCCGGACACCTAACCTCACGCCTCCGAGTCTCCAGAACGCCGGGCAGCCTCACAGCCGCAGGTCTAACCAGACAACACCTTCAGTTGCCCGCGGGTCAACACCCACTTCCTTGTAAGCCCGGCCCTCCCTGAGGTACAACACGCATGCGCGCCTAGAATAGTGTCCAAAACAGCCAACCAAAAGGCTAAATGCTCCCGGGTGCTCCTCCGTCCCTTTCCGGGTGGAAACAAACGCCCAACGTAAAAGGCTTAAAACAGCTGTGAATTGTTTTAAGGCAGTACATTGCCCCAAAGGATTTAAAATGTTGGATAAAACCCGAGAGACTCATTGAACACCTGCAGCGCTCCCGAACTAACTGGTAGTACCACTCGCACTCATTAGGGAATGTTTACAGCGTAGCTCCTGGAGACCGTTAGGGACGCAAAGTAAATTAAGTCTTTCAAACAGTTTCGGCAGATTCGGGTTAGTTAGTGGCGAGGAAATCAGGAATAGGAAGCATTGTCTAAAGGAGACaatcacaaaaattaattctcaGAGGATTTCAAAGTTGTAGGGTCATATcggtttttttctttcaagttccCCTCGTCCTAACGAATCGGCGTCCAAGGGTCTAAGGGCTATTTGACATCACCGCTCCCACGTGTTCTGCatccagcggcggcggcggcacccgCCGTGACCCCGACCCTCCGCCCCCGGACTCGACTGGCAGCGCAGTCCCCCCAGCCTCGCACTGTTGTCGGAAGCGAGAGCCTGTGCTTAAGTatgatctccttctctgcccTCAGAATCCCGGGTTCCCGGGCGGGGGGCGGCAGGCTACGCTCCGGAAAGGCGGTGGGTCTCTGAATGAGGCCGCCGTATCTTCGTGGGCTGCGGGGGGCTGCGGAGCCCGGCAGCGGGTCCTGCTTTCCCAGGGCGGGTTTGAGACCTGCCTGACGTCCGTGTCACTTGGGCGAGGGTCGTAATTTGAGGCTCCGAGGCACACCAAACTGGGCTTGAGCAGTCGGGGTCTTGTTCTGAGACAGAGAGAGGCGGTAAGGCATGGCATCCACGCCTTGACCTTGAGCTAACAGGCAGCAGACCCCCCTTTAACTGAGCAATCCTCCCTGGACACAAAACCAGGCCCAACACCTTTATCTGATCTGCTAATATTCAAGGACGCACTACTTAGACGTTTCCCTTTACGCATTACTAGAGGCTTTAGGAAAAAAGATTAATCAAAGCCAAACAATGTAATCTGATGTAAAAGCTAAAtaacactttttattattattatttttacagctCAGCTTTCATAGGAGAAATCCTAGAATTAAAAGGGACCTAAGGGTCTTGGCTTTGAAGAACCTTTTAATTATTCTTTGCAAATTATGGCTTATTCCAGTTACATTTCCCTCTTCATTACTGGGCTCACAGGTAGTACCTGCTCGTTCACAATTTGTTTTCgggaaaattaaaagataaagtgACAATGTCAGAGCTTTGGAGATGATTTAACTCccttattttctaaatgtaacTTAGATGTGAAATAAAGTAACCTTTCCCCTCCAGTCTCTAAAGTGTGACCATAAGCAGTCATTACAAGTTGAATTGGGTTGAAACCCAAGTAGTCttggcacccctccccccatctagTCCAGCGCTCAGCGGATTATGCTTTAAGTCTTGAAGGCCAACCTTTAAACCCGAAAGCAATAGACAGTCATCATTCAAAAGAATTTTTGTGGGAGTGGTGTGGTATAGCCAGAATTTTTTGCTCTGATTAATGAGTTGCCATTTAATCAGACATTAACTTACTAAACCTGCTGCCGATAATCAAGTAAAGGGACATGTGGTAGAGTCCTGTTAAAGCCTACCAACCAAACAAGTTAGTTCAGATCAATTTAAACATCTGAcctatcaaataaaagacacTGATAGCCCTGGAACAAAAAGTAGGGCTCACAAGATTGTTGTTCTTTTTTGATTGTTAtaatattgttaacatttttacttatttgctgtctcttttccactctctataTACATAGATACCGTACTCTTTTGCTGAACCATTTGCAAGTAAGTTGCAGACATCATGACCTTTAACTCTAATTTCTTCAGCATGAATCACCTTAAGAACAATCTGTTACATAGCCAGGATAAGATTATTACACCTAAAATGATAACATATCCCCAGAATGTCTTTTTTAActcaaaaatgtttctttttaattcaggATTCGAAGTTCACACACTGTTTAGTTGTCATGACCCTTTAGTGTCCTAATCTAGAACAGCCCTCTACCACTTTTCTTTATGaccttttttattgattgatttcagagagagagaatcatcagtgatgagaatcattgatcaactgcctcctgcacgccccctactggggatcaagtccacaacccaggcatgtgccctgaccaggaattgaaccttgacctgaTTCAATGCTGAaaacattgagccacacaggacaggcatgactttttttttttttaagacctcTGGTTTTAAAAATTGTCCCTTATGGTGGCTTTTCCCAATTATTCCCTCATGATCAGAGTCAAATCATCCATTTTTGGGAGAATACCACAGAGGTGATGGTATgtaaccttttgatgcatgggaccattctccaaccaactgagccacctggccagggcagaatgttatgttatttttaaaatatatataataacatatgCTAAAGACTTGTAACCTCAGAATTCGGAAACTAAATTTCACATACTGAAAAGGAAGaggcttttttctttctatgtaacattgttagtttcagatgtacaatataatgattccATATCTGTAtatgttgcaaaatgattacaATAAATCTAAGGAAgaggctttttttaaaatgacttagcCAACAGAAGTTTAGATTTCTCAAATAAACTATTAGAGCTTGAAGAGGTCTCCCTAGTCATTGTAATCCCATCatttttttcagataagaaataAGGCCTCACTGGAGACATTCAAGCAAAAGTTGGACAACTGCTTTTCCAGAACAGAAAGGAAATTCATGCATCAGAAAAGGTTTGAGCTTGATGACTGCTAAGATCTCCCTTTACTCTTAAGTTACCTGGTTTTATGATATATTTGTGTTTGGCAAAAAAAATAGCATTGCTGTATCATTCCCAAGACCTAAGTCAGAGATTCTGGAACTCTTATCCCTTCCCTCCATCTCCAGGTCTCAGGGGTATAATTGAAAGGTAACTCCTCAGTGGATGTTTGCCTCTATAATAACAAACATTTGCTGTAATATCTGGAAACTAGGACCAAATAAAAGGGCAGCCACATTGCTGCTGCCTGTTTTCACTGTCAGTGATTTGCTTGGCTTATTGGAGTTTGTCAATCAGCATAATTTATGATTAAATAACTGCAAAAGAGAAGGCTGAAAGACTTTAGAGACACCAGATAGCAGGTAAATTTGCAAATCAATCACCTTCAGTATTTCCTAGGAACAGTTGCCTACAATTACGTATACCATGATCTTGATACAGATACACTTCAGAGATTGCGGGTTCAGTTCTAAACCACTGCAATAAGGGAGTCATattctttttgctggtggagggtcttgtcttcaatttgtaaaaaaaatacgcaataaagcaaagcacaataaaaaggTATGCCTTTATTACTATAGAGAAGAGCTTTAGAGATTTAGGCAGACTTGAGAAAATTTCTGACTGTTAGCTCTTGAGTTCAATTGTAGGTCTGGGACAATATTTGAAAAGTTTATAATTGAATGAttctagagaaaaggaaaccataaTGTTAATTTAGTGGTTTTTGAGTaaagtatttctcttttattttccaaattctcAAGAAATAGATTATATTACTttacttttataatataaaactttatttcattttaaggaGATATACAGTATAATATTAAGAACTTTACATTAAAAGATAATGCCAAgaagccctagatggtttggcccagtggatagagcgttagcctgtggactgaaggatcccgggttcgattcctgtcacggacgcatgcctgggtttcgggttcaaaccccagtaggCAGCcagtcactgattctctctcatcattaatgtttctatctctccctctcccttcctctctgaaatcaataaaaatatattaaaaaaagataatgccaagaaaataattataaataaagaagATTCATACCAACACCATTGGGGCACTTCTTATCTATGTCTTATCAAATAACCATCATTTGTCACCATGAGTTAGGTATCCTAAAGGGCAAGTAGAGGATAGTCAGCAGAGTAATACCAATCTGCTATTACTTTGTTAAGGACCTATAGGTCTATTTTATGAGGGATATTTCTCTAGTTTTATGTactgcctttatctggttttgatatcaggATAATAGTAAATTCGTTAAACTTTTGACATCTGCATGGTCTATGGTGATACACAGTTTCATTTCTGGTAATGAtagtctttttaaagaaccaactctttgttttattgattattgttttctgcttttaagttttcattttttttaagtatatttttattgattttagagagagagagaaacattgatgagctagaaacatggatcagctgcctcctgcatgccccctactgtacattgagcctgcaaccgggcatatgccctgactgggtatcgaacaggcaacctctcagtgcgtggaacgacactcaaccaactgagccacatcagccaaggcttatgtattcatttttattatttctgctctaTTATTTCCGTCTACatgctttgggtttattttgctccttttctaGGTGCTTTAGGTAAGAGTTTAGATTTTTGATTTGAGaggtttcttcttttctaatatatgaaTTTAATGCTATAAATTGTTCTCTTGGCACTGATATAGCTCTGTTAacacaaattttgatatgttgtattttcagTTCATTCAGTTCACTGATTTTCCCCCCCTTGAAACTTCCTCTTTGACCCATGCATTATTTagaaatttattgtttattttccagATGTTTGGAAATTTGCCTGTTCTCTTTCTGTTAATCATTTCTAACTTGATTCATCTGTGGTCAGAGATCACACTTAgaatgatttaaattattttaaatttgttgaggctAGTTTTATGACCAAGGATATTGCTTCAGTGGGCACTTGTTAAAAATGTGTCTTCTGTGGtattgggtgaaatgttctataagtaTGGATTGTATCTTCACTAACTtataggatattaaaaaaaaaaaaaagaggaaagaagaataaaTGCAAAAGAGTAGAAGGTGTATACACGGTTGGAAATACTAGAATGGAATTACCATCAATTATATTCATTAATCAAATgagaatgttaattttttttcatgataatAGCACTTTGAATTTCCTAGTTTCATGAAAACATCATGCTTTACAGAGCCACTTCAAATAATGAGTCAATAAGAATGACTTACACATCCAGTTTACCTTTTTTGCATTGGTTATTAGGAAATTCAAAGctaaatataatacataaaaattcatttaggccctaaccggtttggctcagtggatagagcgtcggcctggggactgaagggtcccaggttcgaattccggtcaagggcatgtaccttggttgcgggcacatccccagtaggaggtgtgcaggaggcagctgatcgatgtttctctctcatcgatgttcctaactctctatccctctcctttcctctctgtaaaaaatcaataaaatacattttttttaaatttcatttagtcTACAGTGTACAAGATTgtatttgcttattctttttttttttttaaatatattttattgactttttacagagaggaaaggagagggacagagagctagaaacatcgatgagagagaaacatcgaccagctgcctcctgcacaccccccaccggggatgtgcccgcaaccaaggtacatgcccttgaccggaatcgaacctgggaccccccagtccgcagaccgacgctctatccactgagccaaaccggtttcggcatgtatTTGCTTATTCTTTACATGCtgtttaatttctgttttaaacaGTCTTATTTTATACAAATCTTTTATACGAGATGTTCTTCCATTTTAGAACTAGCCAGATAGAATAAATAATGTGATACATTCTTATACCTGGATTAACTAAGCCAGGGCCCTGCATTTAGGATCTGTGAAAATCCCAGGAATTCAGAAAGGCTTTTGACTTCCTTATCTTCACTTCTATGTTGTCCCCAAGTTAGATCATAAGTGTCATATGTTTAGAAGTTTCTGTTACAGTGATTGCCCTTTTTGAATTTCAGACTTCACAATtcctataatttccttttaaattatattgGAACTCTGAATATCTTTCATTTGGGTTATTGATTTATAAGTTAGGATGGTGTTTTGTTAATTAATAGTACTCTCCATTTGCATAGAGAAGGTAAAAGGATCATTAGTAGCACAGGTCAAAGTTACATTAGCAACCAATGGAATAGTTAACTTAAGTACTTACAGAAGACAACAGAGATCTCTTGGTTTCCCTTAGAATCCTtctggggccctagctggtttggctcagtggatagagcgtcggcctgtggaccaaaggttcccgggttcaattccaatcaaggttCAATTCCGAGCCTTGgttccaggctcctccccagcccgaaCCCTGGTCAGGActggtgcaggaagcaaccaatcaatgtttctctcacatcgatgtttctgtctttccctctctcttccactctccctaaaaatcaatggaaaaatatcctcaggtgaggattaactaaaaaataaaaaataaatttcagattccttaaaaaaaatcctactaGGAATGGGACTTTAATAAGTAGCTTTTTTGCAAAGTAGCAGGACAAATCATCTTAAAACTAGAGATTTAgccactcagtggttagagtgtaggcCCTTGGAcagaagggtctctggttcaattcccactcaagggcacacttgtacctgggttgcagatttctATCCCCAGCCTGTGGGGGAGGagaccaatcaatgtgtctctctctcacactgatctctctctctctctctctttctctcccccctcccactccaccctcccttctactctctctcaaaatcaattgaaaaaatatcctcaggtgagtattaacaaaaaaacaaaaaaaagtaaccCACTAAAGATTTAGATAGACAGGGTCTTTAGGTCCCATAGGTAATAGCATTAAAAAATCTAAgctttgccctaaccagtttggctcagtggatagagcgtcagccttcggactgaaaggtcccaggttcaattccggtcaagggcatgtaccttggttgcgagcacatccccagtagggggtgtgcaggaggcagctgatcgatgtttctctttcatcaatgtttctaactctctatccctctcccttcctctctataaaaaatcaataaaatatatatttttttaaaatctaagctTTATGGTTCTATTGTCATTAATGATGTGGGAAATTGGGGAGTGGCATGTAATTACATACATGGTGAGAAATtgataaaatgtgaataatgtgTTATTTCAGGTAGACTTGTTTTAGTTCTATTTCAGAAACTATTCTTGTTTTGATTACCTAACTCTTCAAGTagcctaaaacatttatttatagcccatgtagctcagttgattgagcatcgtcccatgtaccaaaaattcgctggttcaattcccaatcagggcttatgcccaggttttgggctcagttcccagtagggagtATACAGGAAGCAGATGATCAAGTGATGtttctcacaccaatgtttctttctccctctcccttcctctctctctaaaatcaataaaaaacattttttaaataaaatatttgtttatagtttgacaaacgttttttatttttaaatcaggtgaCTAATAAAGGTACCGAAAGAATATGGCTGCACAAATTCCAGAATCTGACCAGATAAAACAGGTAAGGTATTATAATTAAGGAAAAGGCATTTGGCAAAAATTTTAAGGTACTGTTGAATGCAACCATGTCAGTGATCTCACAAAATAATGGTTTatatttcatttccaaaattggatattaaattaatatttatttttctggtaaTCCAGGAAAAGAGTATTCAGTGAGAAAATCTGACTATATTTTGTAGCTCATATTACATAGATCATAGTATACCCATTTATGTTAGCAAAAGTTTGATTTCAAATATTACAGGACATTTCACCTAAAGTACAAACTTCAGTTAAGTTTCAgaccatttttgttttaaaagccaAATATTAACCAGTGAActtatatacctactagaggcctggtgcacgaaattcacgcatggtgggggcaggtgggtgtcactcagcccagcctgtaccctctccaatctgggaccccttgacatccttctcacaatccgggaccgctggcttctaactgctctcctgcctgcctgcctgatcactgcctaaccactcccctgccagcctgatcgcccccaactgccctcccctgctggcctgatcaccccctaactgcttgctcccccaagccggcctgatctcacccctaactgcttgctcccccttgccagcctgatctcacccctaactgcttgctcccctgccagcctgatctcacctctaACTGCTTGCTACCCCTcatcggcctgatcaccccctaactgcttgctccccccaccggcctgatctcacctctaactgcttgctccccccaccggcctgatctcacccctaactgcttgctccccccaccggcctgatctcacccctaactgcttgctcccccaccagcctgatctcacccctaactgcttgctcccccaccagcctgatctcacccctaactgcttgctccccctcactggcctgatcacccctaactgcttgctcccccaccagcctgatctcacctctaactgcttgctcccccaccagcctgatctcacccctaactgcttgccccccactcactggcctgatcaccccctaactgcttgctcccccaccagcctgatctcacctctaactgcttactcccccaccagcctgatctcacccctaactgcttgctccccccaccggcctgatctcacccctaactgcttgctcccccaccagcctgatctcacccctaactgcttgctccccctcaccggcctgatctcacccctaactgcttgctcccccaccagcctgatcttgcccccaactgcttgctcccccttgccagccagatctcacccctaactgctggctcccctgccagcctgatcgcccctaatcgcctctgccttgtccccccaccaccaccaccatggctttgtctggaaggaagtcagatgtccagaagatgtccggtcaacccagtctaattagcatattaccgttttattagtatagatatgcatagcccatggacagacattAATGCTgggaagacctggggagggggcaggagcagggtggagagAAGGTCAGTGATGGGGAGGAAGGGACttctgtaatacttgcaacaataaatcAAGTTTTCTAAAACACCAAATATTAACaccttatttgttttttaaaaacaccttatTTGTTTATAGTTTAAAGAATTTCTTGGAACCTACAATAAACTTACAGAAACCTGCTTTTTGGACTGTGTTAAAGACTTCACAACAAGAGAAGTAAAACCTGAAGAGGTATGAAAAGTGTACCCACTAAAAATTCTCTAAGCTTGTGATCAGCAACTTAAATGCAGTCCCCCTAAGCATTTTGCTTGTTCCTAGTTGTTACAGGAATTTTGCCCCCCTTTTATGCTCCATTGCTTGGAGGAACTAAAGCAGCCAAGGACCTGTAACGTTGAGTTTAGTGATGACAAATTTAATGATAGTCACATTGAGTCAAGGCAGACTTTTCTAGAGAAGATGCCTGGGGCTTGCTGAGTTATTGTTCCATTACAAAGTCTTAGTAATT from Eptesicus fuscus isolate TK198812 chromosome 5, DD_ASM_mEF_20220401, whole genome shotgun sequence harbors:
- the TIMM9 gene encoding mitochondrial import inner membrane translocase subunit Tim9, with protein sequence MAAQIPESDQIKQFKEFLGTYNKLTETCFLDCVKDFTTREVKPEETTCSEHCLQKYLKMTQRISMRFQEYHIQQNEALAAKAGLLGQPR